CAAGCCGTTCGAACCCCGAGAACTGGTCGCGCGGATTCAGACCATTCTGCGGCGAGTGCGCGACGACCGCACCGAACAGCGTGCGAACGTTCGCTTCGACAACTGGCGCCTGAACAGCGTCCTGCGCCAATTGATCGCGGCGGATGGCCTGGTGGTTCCGCTGTCCAACGCCGAATTCCGCTTGCTGTGGGTGTTCATCGAACGGCCGCGCCGGGTGCTCAGTCGCGAACAGTTGCTGGATGCAGCGCGTGGTCGCTCGATCGAAGCCTTTGATCGCAGCATCGACCTGCTGGTCTCGCGTCTGCGCCAGAAACTCGGGGACGACCCGAAAGCCCCGCAGTTGATCAAGACCGTTCGCGGTGAGGGTTACCTGTTCGACGCCCGAGACATCGGCTGATGCGTGCGCGCTTCGATACGCTGTTCGGCCGCCTGTTTGGCGTGCTGCTGGTGGCGATTATCCTGGCGCATCTGCTCGCGTTTGCCTGGTTTCATCATTACGGCCCACCTCCGCCGCCGCCACCGCCGGAGTTCTCCCAAGGTCTTGACGGACAACGCCCGCCGATGGACCCGCGATTCGACAAGCGGCCACCGCGGCCCTGGTTCGGCGGGCCGCTGGTGCCACTTACATTCCAGCTGATTTCGCTGATCATTGCGGCCTGGTACGGCGCAAAACTGCTGAGTCGGCCGATCCAGCGCCTGAGCGACGCCGCCGAGCGCCTGAGCGAAAACCTCGACAGCCCACCGCTGGACGAGTCCGGCCCACGGGAATCCCGGCAGGCGGCCTACACCTTCAACCTGATGCAAAAACGCATCATCGAACAGATGCAGCAGCGTTCGCGGATGCTCGGCGCGGTCTCCCATGACCTGCGCACGCCGCTGTCCCGGCTCAAGCTGCGACTGGAACAGATCGACGACAACAAACTGCAAGGTCAGATGCGCCAGGATCTGGACGACATGATCAGCATGCTCGACGCCACCCTCACCTACCTGCACGAACAGCGTACCAGCGAGGCCCCGCAATGGATGGACGTGCAGGCGCTGGTCGAATCCCTGAGCGAAAATGCCCAGGACCAGGGTTCTGATGTCCAGGCCAACGGCCACTGCGCACCGTTGCAGGTCCAGCCGATGGCCCTGCGCTCGTGCATCAACAACTTGCTGGACAACGCCCTGCGTTATGCCGGGCAGGCGCAGATCACGCTTGAAGACCATCGCGAACACCTGGTGATTCGGGTGATCGACCATGGACCGGGGATCGCCGCGGATAAACGCGAAGCCGTGTTTGAACCTTTCTTTCGCCTCGAAGGTTCGCGTAATCGCAACTCCGGTGGTGTCGGGCTGGGGATGACCATTGCGCGCGAGGCGGCTGAACGGCTGGGTGGGCAATTGACGCTGGAAGAAACCCGAGGTGGCGGTTTGACCGCGGTTATCCGTCTGCCTCGCACCTGAGCCAGACACAGGGTCTGTGTCTGGCCGCAGACCTGTGTGTAGCACTCGGTACAAACTCCACATACCCACGACAACTTGCTCCCTGACGCTGCATAAGCCGGTGCACCCGCCGGCTTTCCATTCCAGGGAGTGAGCCCAATGATCGGTAGCGTCAGCAACTACACGAGCTATAACAGCACCGCCAGCACCACTACCAGCAGCGCCCGCAGCCAGCAATTCCAGAAAGAACTGCTCGCCAAACTCGACACCAACAGCGATGGCTCGGTGGATCAGGACGAGCTCAAAAGCGCCCTGTCGGAGAAGTCCGATGACGGTTTGCTGGTCAGCCTGAGTAAAAACTTCGCCGACCTGGACAGTGACGACAGCGGCAGCCTGAGCAACGAAGAAATAGCCGCGATGGCGCCTCCTCCGCCACCGCCGCGTGATCAGGCACCGGCCACCGAACTGGCCGATGCGCTGGTCAGTGCTCTGGACGCCGATGGCGACGGCGCCATCAGCGGTGACGAACTGAGCAGCGCGTTGCAGGCCAGCGACAGCACCTCATCGACAAGCACCGACACCAGTGCTGCGTTGTTCAAGGTCTTGGATAGCGACAGCAGTGGCGGCGTCAGCAGCGACGAATTGAACGCTGCCTTGCAGGCCGGTCGCGAGAAAAATGGCGACAGCTCCACCGATCAGGCGAACGTGACGGAAGCGCTGAACAAAATGATCGCCAACCTGAGCAAGCAGTACTCGCTCGACAAGGTGGCGACGGTGGGCAAGTACCTGAACGTGGCGACTTAAAGTCAAAAGTTTCGCGGGCAAGCCCGCTCCCTCAGATTTCGTAGTGCTCACAGATGATGTGTTCACCTCGATCCTTGCGGAAGCGGGCTTGCCCGCGAAGGGGCCATTCGCCTCGACTCAAGGCTTAAGGCTTAAGGCTTAAGGCTTAAGGCTTAAGGACGGCGATCTTCCACCCGCGCCTGACTCTTGCTCCAGTCGGTCAACAGGCTATACGCCACGGCCAACAACGTCGGCCCGATAAACAGGCCGATGAAGCCAAAAGCGATCAACCCGCCAAACACCCCCAACAGCACGATCACCAACGGCAAATT
This DNA window, taken from Pseudomonas fluorescens NCIMB 11764, encodes the following:
- a CDS encoding response regulator; protein product: MHSTQAPLNDDQKAPGDDKRWSIRALIVDDDVPIRELMIDYLARFNIHASGVTDGAAMRLALQAEHFDVVVLDLMLPGEDGLSLCRWLRAESDIPILMLTARCEPTDRIIGLELGADDYMAKPFEPRELVARIQTILRRVRDDRTEQRANVRFDNWRLNSVLRQLIAADGLVVPLSNAEFRLLWVFIERPRRVLSREQLLDAARGRSIEAFDRSIDLLVSRLRQKLGDDPKAPQLIKTVRGEGYLFDARDIG
- a CDS encoding sensor histidine kinase, whose amino-acid sequence is MRARFDTLFGRLFGVLLVAIILAHLLAFAWFHHYGPPPPPPPPEFSQGLDGQRPPMDPRFDKRPPRPWFGGPLVPLTFQLISLIIAAWYGAKLLSRPIQRLSDAAERLSENLDSPPLDESGPRESRQAAYTFNLMQKRIIEQMQQRSRMLGAVSHDLRTPLSRLKLRLEQIDDNKLQGQMRQDLDDMISMLDATLTYLHEQRTSEAPQWMDVQALVESLSENAQDQGSDVQANGHCAPLQVQPMALRSCINNLLDNALRYAGQAQITLEDHREHLVIRVIDHGPGIAADKREAVFEPFFRLEGSRNRNSGGVGLGMTIAREAAERLGGQLTLEETRGGGLTAVIRLPRT
- the xopAW gene encoding XopAW family type III secretion system calcium-binding effector is translated as MIGSVSNYTSYNSTASTTTSSARSQQFQKELLAKLDTNSDGSVDQDELKSALSEKSDDGLLVSLSKNFADLDSDDSGSLSNEEIAAMAPPPPPPRDQAPATELADALVSALDADGDGAISGDELSSALQASDSTSSTSTDTSAALFKVLDSDSSGGVSSDELNAALQAGREKNGDSSTDQANVTEALNKMIANLSKQYSLDKVATVGKYLNVAT